One region of Canis lupus baileyi chromosome 1 unlocalized genomic scaffold, mCanLup2.hap1 SUPER_1_unloc_2, whole genome shotgun sequence genomic DNA includes:
- the BRSK1 gene encoding serine/threonine-protein kinase BRSK1 isoform X1 has product MSSGAKEGGGGSPAYHLPHPHPHPPQHAQYVGPYRLEKTLGKGQTGLVKLGVHCITGQKVAIKIVNREKLSESVLMKVEREIAILKLIEHPHVLKLHDVYENKKYLYLVLEHVSGGELFDYLVKKGRLTPKEARKFFRQIVSALDFCHSYSICHRDLKPENLLLDEKNNIRIADFGMASLQVGDSLLETSCGSPHYACPEVIKGEKYDGRRADMWSCGVILFALLVGALPFDDDNLRQLLEKVKRGVFHMPHFIPPDCQSLLRGMIEVEPEKRLSLEQIQKHPWYLGGKHEPDPCLEPAPGRRVAMRSLPSNGELDPDVLESMASLGCFRDRERLHRELRSEEENQEKMIYYLLLDRKERYPSCEDQDLPPRNDVDPPRKRVDSPMLSRHGKRRPERKSMEVLSITDAGGGGSPVPTRRALEMAQHSQRSRSVSGASTGLSSSPLSSPRSPVFSFSPEPGAGDEARGGVSPTSKTQTLPSRGPRGGGAGEQPPPPSARSTPLPGPPGSPRSSGGTPLHSPLHTPRASPTGTPGTTPPPSPGGGVGGAAWRSRLNSIRNSFLGSPRFHRRKMQVPTAEEMSSLTPESSPELAKRSWFGNFISLDKEEQIFLVLKDKPLSSIKADIVHAFLSIPSLSHSVLSQTSFRAEYKASGGPSVFQKPVRFQVDISSSEGPEPSPRRDGSGSGGIYSVTFTLISGPSRRFKRVVETIQAQLLSTHDQPSVQALADEKNGTQTRPAGTPPRSLQPPPSRPDPELTSSPRRGPAKDKKLLATNGTPLP; this is encoded by the exons ATGTCGTCCGGGGCCaaggaggggggcgggggttcCCCCGCCTACCACCTCCcgcacccacacccacacccaccccagcaTGCCCAATATGTGGGCCCCTATCGCCTGGAGAAGACGCTGGGAAAAGGACAGACAG GGCTGGTTAAACTCGGGGTGCACTGCATCACGGGCCAGAAGGTCGCCATCAAGATCGTGAACCGGGAGAAGCTGTCGGAGTCAGTGCTGATGAAG GTGGAGCGGGAGATCGCCATCCTGAAGCTTATTGAACACCCACATGTCCTCAAGCTGCACGATGTCTACGAGAACAAGAAATATTT GTACCTGGTTCTGGAACATGTCTCCGGAGGTGAGCTCTTTGACTACCTGGTAAAGAAGGGGAGACTGACACCCAAGGAGGCCCGGAAGTTCTTCCGCCAGATCGTGTCGGCGCTGGACTTCTGCCACAGCTACTCCATCTG CCACAGAGACCTGAAGCCTGAGAACCTGCTTTTGGATGAGAAAAACAACATCCGCATCGCAGACTTTGGCATGGCATCCCTGCAGGTGGGGGACAGCCTCCTGGAGACCAGCTGTGG GTCCCCCCACTATGCATGTCCAGAGGTGATTAAG GGGGAGAAGTATGACGGCCGCCGGGCAGATATGTGGAGCTGCGGAGTCATCCTCTTTGCCCTGCTTGTG GGGGCTCTGCCCTTTGATGATGACAATCTCCGCCAGCTGCTGGAGAAGGTGAAACGGGGCGTCTTCCATATGCCCCACTTCATCCCTCCAGACTGCCAGAGCCTCCTGCGAGGGATGATTGAAGTGGAGCCTGAAAAAAGGCTCAGT CTGGAGCAAATTCAGAAACATCCCTGGTACCT gggTGGGAAACACGAGCCAGACCCCTGCCTGGAGCCAGCCCCAGGCCGGCGGGTGGCCATGCGGAGCCTGCCATCGAATGGAGAGCTGGACCCCGACGTCCTGGAGAGCATGGCTTCGCTGGGCTGTTTCAGGGACCGCGAGCGGCTGCACCGCGAGCTGCGCAGCGAGGA GGAGAACCAGGAAAAGATGATATATTATCTGCTTTTGGATCGAAAGGAGCGGTATCCCAGCTGTGAGGACCAGGACTTGCCTCCCCGGAATGATGTCG ATCCTCCTCGGAAACGTGTGGATTCCCCCATGCTGAGCCGTCATGGGAAGCGGAGGCCAGAGCGGAAGTCCATGGAAGTTCTGAGCATCACAGATGCTGGGGGCGGTGGCTCCCCGGTGCCCACCCGACGGGCCCTGGAGATGGCCCAGCACAGTCAGAG ATCACGTAGTGTCAGTGGAGCATCCACCGGTCTGTCCTCCAGCCCTCTCAGCAGCCCAAGG AGTCCTGTCTTTTCCTTCTCACCTGAGCCCGGGGCTGGCGATGAGGCTCGGGGCGGGGTCTCCCCAACTTCCAAAACGCAGACGCTGCCTTCTCgaggccccaggggtgggggcgccggagagcagcccccgccccccagtgcCCGCTCCACACCCCTGCCtggccccccaggctccccgcgCTCCTCTGGGGGCACCCCCTTGCATTCGCCCCTGCATACGCCCCGGGCCAGCCCCACCGGGACGCCAGGAACAACACCACCCCCAAGCCCCGGCGGTGGCGTGGGGGGAGCCGCCTGGAGAAGTCGTCTCAACTCCATCCGCAACAGCTTCCTGGGCTCCCCTCGCTTTCACCGGCGCAAGATGCAGG TCCCCACTGCCGAGGAGATGTCCAGTTTGACGCCAGAGTCCTCTCCAGA GTTGGCAAAACGTTCCTGGTTTGGGAACTTCATCTCCTTGGacaaagaagaacaaatattccTTGTGCTAAAGGACAAACCTCTCAGCAGCATCAAAGCGGACATTGTCCATGCCTTCCTGTCG ATCCCCAGCCTGAGTCACAGTGTGCTGTCACAGACCAGCTTCAGGGCCGAATACAAGGCCAGTGGCGGCCCATCCGTCTTCCAGAAGCCTGTCCGATTCCAGGTGGATATCAGCTCCTCAGAGGGTCCAGAGCCTTCCCCACGACGGGATGGGAGTGGCAGTGGTGGTATCTACTCCGTCACCTTTACGCTCATCTCCG GTCCCAGCCGTCGGTTCAAGCGAGTTGTAGAGACCATCCAGGCACAGCTGCTGAGCACTCACGACCAGCCCTCCGTGCAGGCCCTggcag ATGAGAAAAACGGGACCCAGACTCGGCCTGCTGGCACCCCACCCAGAAGcctgcagcccccacccagcCGCCCAGACCCAGAGCTGACCAGTTCTCCCCGCCGAGGCCCTGCTAAGGACAAGAAGCTCCTGGCCACCAATGGGACCCCTCTGCCCTGA
- the BRSK1 gene encoding serine/threonine-protein kinase BRSK1 isoform X2: protein MSSSCTMSTRTRNICRYLVLEHVSGGELFDYLVKKGRLTPKEARKFFRQIVSALDFCHSYSICHRDLKPENLLLDEKNNIRIADFGMASLQVGDSLLETSCGSPHYACPEVIKGEKYDGRRADMWSCGVILFALLVGALPFDDDNLRQLLEKVKRGVFHMPHFIPPDCQSLLRGMIEVEPEKRLSLEQIQKHPWYLGGKHEPDPCLEPAPGRRVAMRSLPSNGELDPDVLESMASLGCFRDRERLHRELRSEEENQEKMIYYLLLDRKERYPSCEDQDLPPRNDVDPPRKRVDSPMLSRHGKRRPERKSMEVLSITDAGGGGSPVPTRRALEMAQHSQRSRSVSGASTGLSSSPLSSPRSPVFSFSPEPGAGDEARGGVSPTSKTQTLPSRGPRGGGAGEQPPPPSARSTPLPGPPGSPRSSGGTPLHSPLHTPRASPTGTPGTTPPPSPGGGVGGAAWRSRLNSIRNSFLGSPRFHRRKMQVPTAEEMSSLTPESSPELAKRSWFGNFISLDKEEQIFLVLKDKPLSSIKADIVHAFLSIPSLSHSVLSQTSFRAEYKASGGPSVFQKPVRFQVDISSSEGPEPSPRRDGSGSGGIYSVTFTLISGPSRRFKRVVETIQAQLLSTHDQPSVQALADEKNGTQTRPAGTPPRSLQPPPSRPDPELTSSPRRGPAKDKKLLATNGTPLP, encoded by the exons ATGTCCTCAAGCTGCACGATGTCTACGAGAACAAGAAATATTTGTAG GTACCTGGTTCTGGAACATGTCTCCGGAGGTGAGCTCTTTGACTACCTGGTAAAGAAGGGGAGACTGACACCCAAGGAGGCCCGGAAGTTCTTCCGCCAGATCGTGTCGGCGCTGGACTTCTGCCACAGCTACTCCATCTG CCACAGAGACCTGAAGCCTGAGAACCTGCTTTTGGATGAGAAAAACAACATCCGCATCGCAGACTTTGGCATGGCATCCCTGCAGGTGGGGGACAGCCTCCTGGAGACCAGCTGTGG GTCCCCCCACTATGCATGTCCAGAGGTGATTAAG GGGGAGAAGTATGACGGCCGCCGGGCAGATATGTGGAGCTGCGGAGTCATCCTCTTTGCCCTGCTTGTG GGGGCTCTGCCCTTTGATGATGACAATCTCCGCCAGCTGCTGGAGAAGGTGAAACGGGGCGTCTTCCATATGCCCCACTTCATCCCTCCAGACTGCCAGAGCCTCCTGCGAGGGATGATTGAAGTGGAGCCTGAAAAAAGGCTCAGT CTGGAGCAAATTCAGAAACATCCCTGGTACCT gggTGGGAAACACGAGCCAGACCCCTGCCTGGAGCCAGCCCCAGGCCGGCGGGTGGCCATGCGGAGCCTGCCATCGAATGGAGAGCTGGACCCCGACGTCCTGGAGAGCATGGCTTCGCTGGGCTGTTTCAGGGACCGCGAGCGGCTGCACCGCGAGCTGCGCAGCGAGGA GGAGAACCAGGAAAAGATGATATATTATCTGCTTTTGGATCGAAAGGAGCGGTATCCCAGCTGTGAGGACCAGGACTTGCCTCCCCGGAATGATGTCG ATCCTCCTCGGAAACGTGTGGATTCCCCCATGCTGAGCCGTCATGGGAAGCGGAGGCCAGAGCGGAAGTCCATGGAAGTTCTGAGCATCACAGATGCTGGGGGCGGTGGCTCCCCGGTGCCCACCCGACGGGCCCTGGAGATGGCCCAGCACAGTCAGAG ATCACGTAGTGTCAGTGGAGCATCCACCGGTCTGTCCTCCAGCCCTCTCAGCAGCCCAAGG AGTCCTGTCTTTTCCTTCTCACCTGAGCCCGGGGCTGGCGATGAGGCTCGGGGCGGGGTCTCCCCAACTTCCAAAACGCAGACGCTGCCTTCTCgaggccccaggggtgggggcgccggagagcagcccccgccccccagtgcCCGCTCCACACCCCTGCCtggccccccaggctccccgcgCTCCTCTGGGGGCACCCCCTTGCATTCGCCCCTGCATACGCCCCGGGCCAGCCCCACCGGGACGCCAGGAACAACACCACCCCCAAGCCCCGGCGGTGGCGTGGGGGGAGCCGCCTGGAGAAGTCGTCTCAACTCCATCCGCAACAGCTTCCTGGGCTCCCCTCGCTTTCACCGGCGCAAGATGCAGG TCCCCACTGCCGAGGAGATGTCCAGTTTGACGCCAGAGTCCTCTCCAGA GTTGGCAAAACGTTCCTGGTTTGGGAACTTCATCTCCTTGGacaaagaagaacaaatattccTTGTGCTAAAGGACAAACCTCTCAGCAGCATCAAAGCGGACATTGTCCATGCCTTCCTGTCG ATCCCCAGCCTGAGTCACAGTGTGCTGTCACAGACCAGCTTCAGGGCCGAATACAAGGCCAGTGGCGGCCCATCCGTCTTCCAGAAGCCTGTCCGATTCCAGGTGGATATCAGCTCCTCAGAGGGTCCAGAGCCTTCCCCACGACGGGATGGGAGTGGCAGTGGTGGTATCTACTCCGTCACCTTTACGCTCATCTCCG GTCCCAGCCGTCGGTTCAAGCGAGTTGTAGAGACCATCCAGGCACAGCTGCTGAGCACTCACGACCAGCCCTCCGTGCAGGCCCTggcag ATGAGAAAAACGGGACCCAGACTCGGCCTGCTGGCACCCCACCCAGAAGcctgcagcccccacccagcCGCCCAGACCCAGAGCTGACCAGTTCTCCCCGCCGAGGCCCTGCTAAGGACAAGAAGCTCCTGGCCACCAATGGGACCCCTCTGCCCTGA
- the HSPBP1 gene encoding hsp70-binding protein 1 isoform X1, translated as MADQGSGGSRLPLALPPASQGCSSGGGGSSAGNSGHPLPPRNLQGLLQMAITAGSEEPDPPPEPMSEERRQWLQEAVSAAFRGQREEVEQMKNCLRVLSQPIPSLAVEAELATDQQEREGALELLADLCENMDNAADFCQLSGMHLLVGRYLEAGPAGLRWRAAQLIGTCSQNVAAIQEQVLGLGALRKLLRLLDRDPCDLVRVKALFAISCLVREQEVGLLQFLRLDGFSVLMRAMQQQVQKLKVKSAFLLQNLLPGDRLPPGRAGVPGARAGPGGAPPPPLPAAAAARGVSGGAGVLRKAATDLFLQPDGRQHGSVNPGGSAPPLCGNPRRPVSQGRAEPCWCAARAA; from the exons ATGGCGGACCAGGGCTCGGGGGGCAGCCGCCTCCCTCTGGCgctgcccccagcctcccagggctgCTCATCCGGGGGCGGCGGCTCCTCTGCGGGGAACTCGGGCCATCCTCTGCCCCCTCGAAACCTTCAAGGCCTGCTGCAGATGGCTATCACGGCGGGTTCTGAGGAACCAGACCCCCCTCCAGAACCCATGAGTGAGGAG AGGCGTCAgtggctgcaggaggctgtgtcAGCAGCCTTCCGGGGCCAGCGGGAGGAAGTCGAGCAGATGAAGAACTGTCTTCGAGTGCTGTCCCAGCCTATACCCTCCTTGGCTGTTGAGGCTGAACTGGCCACTGACCAGCAGGAACGCGAGGGGGCCCTGGAGCTGCTGGCCGACCTGTGTGAAAACATGGATAATGCTGCAG ACTTCTGCCAGCTGTCAGGCATGCACCTGCTGGTGGGCCGCTACCTGGAGGCAGGGCCTGCAGGGCTGAGGTGGCGAGCAGCACAGCTCATCGGCACATGCAGCCAGAATGTGGCAGCCATCCAGGAGCAAGTGCTGGGCCTGGGTGCCCTGCGCAAGTTGCTGAGGCTGCTTGACCGGGACCCCTGTGACTTGGTGCGCGTGAAGGCCCTCTTTGCCATCTCCT GCCTGGTCCgggagcaggaggtggggctgCTGCAGTTCCTTCGCCTGGATGGCTTCTCTGTGTTGATGCGGGCCATGCAGCAGCAGGTGCAAAAGCTCAAGGTCAAGTCGGCATTCCTGCTGCAGAACCTGCTG CCTGGTGACAGACTTCCCCCAGGGCGTGCGGGAGTGCCGGGAGCCCGAGCTGGGCCTGGAGGAGCTCCTCCGCCACCGCTGCCAGCTGCTGCAGCAGCACGAGGAGTATCAG GAGGAGCTGGAGTTCTGCGAAAAGCTGCTACAGACCTGTTTCTCCAGCCCGACGGACGACAGCATGGATCGGtgaaccccggtggctcagcaccCCCTCTCTGTGGGAACCCCAGGCGCCCTGTCTCCCAGGGGAGAGCAGAGCCTTGTTGGTGCGCAGCCAGGGCGGCCTAA
- the HSPBP1 gene encoding hsp70-binding protein 1 isoform X2, protein MADQGSGGSRLPLALPPASQGCSSGGGGSSAGNSGHPLPPRNLQGLLQMAITAGSEEPDPPPEPMSEERRQWLQEAVSAAFRGQREEVEQMKNCLRVLSQPIPSLAVEAELATDQQEREGALELLADLCENMDNAADFCQLSGMHLLVGRYLEAGPAGLRWRAAQLIGTCSQNVAAIQEQVLGLGALRKLLRLLDRDPCDLVRVKALFAISCLVREQEVGLLQFLRLDGFSVLMRAMQQQVQKLKVKSAFLLQNLLVGHPEHKGTLCSMGMVQQLVALIRTEHSPFHEHVLGALCSLVTDFPQGVRECREPELGLEELLRHRCQLLQQHEEYQEELEFCEKLLQTCFSSPTDDSMDR, encoded by the exons ATGGCGGACCAGGGCTCGGGGGGCAGCCGCCTCCCTCTGGCgctgcccccagcctcccagggctgCTCATCCGGGGGCGGCGGCTCCTCTGCGGGGAACTCGGGCCATCCTCTGCCCCCTCGAAACCTTCAAGGCCTGCTGCAGATGGCTATCACGGCGGGTTCTGAGGAACCAGACCCCCCTCCAGAACCCATGAGTGAGGAG AGGCGTCAgtggctgcaggaggctgtgtcAGCAGCCTTCCGGGGCCAGCGGGAGGAAGTCGAGCAGATGAAGAACTGTCTTCGAGTGCTGTCCCAGCCTATACCCTCCTTGGCTGTTGAGGCTGAACTGGCCACTGACCAGCAGGAACGCGAGGGGGCCCTGGAGCTGCTGGCCGACCTGTGTGAAAACATGGATAATGCTGCAG ACTTCTGCCAGCTGTCAGGCATGCACCTGCTGGTGGGCCGCTACCTGGAGGCAGGGCCTGCAGGGCTGAGGTGGCGAGCAGCACAGCTCATCGGCACATGCAGCCAGAATGTGGCAGCCATCCAGGAGCAAGTGCTGGGCCTGGGTGCCCTGCGCAAGTTGCTGAGGCTGCTTGACCGGGACCCCTGTGACTTGGTGCGCGTGAAGGCCCTCTTTGCCATCTCCT GCCTGGTCCgggagcaggaggtggggctgCTGCAGTTCCTTCGCCTGGATGGCTTCTCTGTGTTGATGCGGGCCATGCAGCAGCAGGTGCAAAAGCTCAAGGTCAAGTCGGCATTCCTGCTGCAGAACCTGCTGGTGGGCCACCCTGAACACAAAG GGACTCTGTGCTCCATGGGGATGGTCCAGCAGCTGGTGGCCCTGATCCGGACAGAACACAGCCCCTTCCATGAGCATGTGCTTGGAGCCCTGTGCAG CCTGGTGACAGACTTCCCCCAGGGCGTGCGGGAGTGCCGGGAGCCCGAGCTGGGCCTGGAGGAGCTCCTCCGCCACCGCTGCCAGCTGCTGCAGCAGCACGAGGAGTATCAG GAGGAGCTGGAGTTCTGCGAAAAGCTGCTACAGACCTGTTTCTCCAGCCCGACGGACGACAGCATGGATCGGtga